CTGGCAACTCCACTGCTTCAGCACCGGCACCGAGAAGTTCGGGTCGTACTCCACCGTGCAGGAGGTGACGTCGGCCGGCAGCGCGATCGCGGCGGTGGCCGATGTGCCGCCGTAGACGCAGGCCACCCAGTAGGGCCGGTCGCGGCGCTCCAGCACCCAGGTGGCCGAGGGCGACCGGCCCTTGGTGCGCTCGCGCGTGGGCACCAGCTGCACCTGATCCTCCGGCGGTCCGGAGAAGAACGACAGGTTGACCAGTGGATGGCTCGTGTGGCTGCCCTTCGCCTGCCAGCCGCCCTCCACGGGCTCGGCGGTCTGTTGCACGGTAAGGCGTGCCGGGCACTGCCACTGCGGGCCGGCCGGCGGGGCCGCGTGCGCCGGCAGGGCAATGGCGGTGGCCAGGGCCGCTGCGGCAAGCACACCCGCCAGGGCCGGGGCGGCCTGGCGCAGAGGGGGGGAGGTCATCTTCGGCATGGTCACTCCACGACAGAAAAAGCATCGCCGTTGCCACTCGGGTTGGCCCAGCTTCCGTTTTTGCCCTTGCCCAGGAAGGGCAGCTTGCGTGACTGGATCGTGCCGCTGCTCGACCATTGGTCGATCACATGGATACCGCCGGCATCCTGCCCGACATACAGCGCTGCGTGGTTGCCCGTGGCCTTGTTGGGATAGCGGCCATCGACGAAGGTGGCAATGGCCGTGCCCTTGGCCAGGAGCGTGTTGCCCTTGACGGCGGCTCCCTCCTTCCAGAGCGACGAGGCAGGGGTCTTGGCGTAAGCCTTGACCAGCGCAACGCATTGCTTGGTGCCCACGGAGGGCAGGCCTTTCAGGGTTTCGGGGTTGCTGTAGACGCAGGGCATGGGTGATCCGGCAGAGAAAGCGGCGAGTGGAGGCGCTGCGGTTGCGCGCCCCGGCTCTACCGCAAAGCGGCGGCGATTTTAGGAATTGCGCGCTGCAATGGCTGTGTCTTTCTGTTCTGCCCACCTTGCGGCCGGCCGCGGGGCGGTTCAGCGCCCGGCCGCCAGCGCCACGCCGCCCCGCAGCCGCTCCAGCACGCACTGGCGCACGGCGGCCGGGGCGTCCTCCAGCAGTGCGGGCCACAGGGCCTGGGCCTGGCCGACCTGTTCCTTCAGCAGCGCCACGTGCCGGGGAATGCGCAGCAGCCCCGCGGAGGCCAGCAGGGCACGCAGGTCGTCCCACGAGAAGGCGCGCAGCGTGCGGTCGATGGCGCGGTTCACGGCGTATTGCGGTTCGGGCACGGCATCGAAGAAGGCGCTGACGCAGACCGGGTCGTAGAGCGGCGCGAGCTGCGGCGTGCGGCCGTCGGGGTAGAGCAGGGCCCAGTTCTTCAGGTGGGCGTCGGTGTTGCCCATGAGGATGAAAGCCACCATGCGCGCCAGGAATTCGCGGGTGTCCTGCACGGGCCGGGCGCTCAGGCGGTCGAGCACGCGCAGCATGGTGGCCCAGTCGTGCGCGATGCCGCGGCCGTATTTCTGGCGCGGGGCGTAGCCCAGCACCTGGTTGAACTCCTCCATGTGGATCCGCCCGCCGCCGGGCAGGTGGTCGAACCGCTGCACGGCCAGGATGTCGTCGAAGGGCACGTGCTCGGGCAGCTCGGCCTCGGCCCGCGAGATGACCCGCGCCTCGGCGCAGTGCAGGCCGAGCGCCGCGGCAAGGCGGTAGCAGGCGGCCTCGTTCGCCACGAGGTCGGGATGGGCGCTCGTGGGCAGCTTGAGGATCACGCTGCCGGCCTGGCCCTTGCGGTGCACGGTGTAGCGGCGGCCGTCCTGCACGGCGCTGAATTTCGTCACCACGCCGGGCAGGGAGGCCGCGTCTTCCACGGGGTATTCGACGAAGCCGGGCTCCAGCACGTCCAGGCCCTGCGTGGTGTGCCAGTGGCGCACCACCTCGGGCACGCCTTCGTGCGGCGGCATGGGCTCGACCTCGAGCGCGCCCATGAGGTCGTGGCCGGCCGCGGCGAGCAGTTCGAATTCGTCGTCGGGGCCGCAGCCGCGCTCGCGCGCGAGGCGGTCGCGGTTGTGGCCCTCGGGCAGCAGGTTCTGGAAATACACCGGCCAGCGGCCATCGGTGCGCACGAGCCGGGCGTCCCGCGCCGACTGCAGGATCTGGCGCGTGGCGGCCTCGTCGTCGCCGCGGTAGCTGAGCGACAGCACGGGGCGGTCCGGGTCGGCGATGTAGTCGGCATCGAACGACATCCGCAGGATGTCCCCGTACTGCGACAGGTAGCCGATGCCCCGCTTCGGCCCGGCCCCGCCGCCGGGCAGGGGCGGCGCATGCAGGTAGAGCCGCAGGTAGCGGATCGCGGTGGTGGAGGAGGGCGAGAGCGGCGGCATGGATGATCAGCCGGTAAAAGGAGGGCCCTGGGCGTCAGGGCGCCTTGCGCCCCAGCCCCTCCACGATGGAGGGCGGTGCGTCGGCCCCCGCAGGCTGGGCGAGAAAGCGCCCGCCCGACTGGATGAAGGCCTGCAGGTCGGAACTGAGCGCGGCTGGCACGGCCAGCAGTTCCAGGCCGAGCACGCGCGCCATCTCCGCCAGGGTGGAAAACCGCGGATCGAGGTCGCCGCCTTCCGTGCGCTGCACGGTCATGCGCGACAGCCCCGCCTGCTCTGCCAGCTCTGCCTGCGTCATGCCGCGGGCCTTGCGCGCTGCGGCCAGGCTGTGGATCAATGGATGGTTCATGATCGTGTTTATACTCTTTTTCAAACAAAAGAGTAGAGATTTAATCTTTTTGGGGGCTGGGAGCAGGCAAGACAGTCCCGCGCAACTCCCGGAAATGGCGGCCGGCATCGACCAGCCACTCGCGTACGCACTGCATCGCCGGGCCCGGCGGGGGCGGGGTCACGAACGAATACCGGGCGCGCGACAGCACGCTGCGGCCGAAGAGCGGCACCAGCCGGCCGGCGGACACATCCTCCCACACGAGCGCCGCGCGGCCCATGGCGATGCCCTGGCCGGCGATGGCAGCGCTCACCGCCAGCTGGGAGAGGTTGAATTGCGGGCCCGGTTGCCAGGCCAGGGCCGGAAGGCCGAGCCCGGCGAACCAGTGCTGCCATTCCTCGAAGGTGTCGGCGCCTTCCCAGGCGCTGCCATCGTGCAGCAGCCACTCGGCACGCAGGCAGGCCGGATCGCCCTGCTGCAGGGCCGGGTGCGCGGCGACGAAGGCCGGGCTGGCGACGGGCGTCAGCCATTCGTCCAGGAATTCCGTGGCTTCCAGGTCGGTGTAGCCGCCGGGGTCGAACCGCACCGCGGCCTCGACGCCGTCTCGCACCATGCGGGTGCGGTCGAGCCGGTGGAATTCACCGAACACGCGCAGGCCGATGTCGGGGTGCTGCCGGAAGAAGTCTCCCAGACGAGGCGTGAGCCACTGCATCGCGAAGGAAGGTGAGCAGCTCAGCGTGGCGGCCGCATGCGCGGTGGCGGTGAGCCGCATCTGCGCCAGCGTGCTCTCGATGGCTTCGAAGCTCTCGCGCAGCACCACGGACAGCCACTGGCCCTCGGGCGTGGGCACCAGCGTGCGCGGTGTGCGCAGGAAAAGGGGCCGGCCCAGCCATTTCTCGAGCTGCTTGACCTGCTGGCTCACCGCGCCCTGGGTGATGCACAGCTCCGCGGCCGCGCGCGTGAAGCTGCCCTGCCGGGCGGCCGCATCGAAACAGCGCAGCCAGGCGAGCACCGAGTTGGAAAGGCGTGAATCCATTGATGAAACTAATGCTTTCGTCAATATAAATGCGTTGTGCGGCACGAACGGCCGGGACAAGAATGCACGCCACGCCTTCCATCCTGCCGCGCCATGACCGAAACCCTCTCATCCCCCGCGACCCGCCTGCTTCTGGACGCCGCGGTGGACAGCGCGCTGCGCCGGGCCGAGCCCTGCCTTTGGCTCAATCCGCGCCGTCGCAGCGAGACCCCGGACGCGCTGGAGGCTGAAGGTTGGCGCATTAGTCTGCATGATACGCACGCCGCCGCAGCGCGGTTCGGGCGGTTCGCGGGCCTGCTGGCCGAGTTGTTCCCGGAGCTTCAGGCCTCGGGCGGGGCGATCGAATCGCCCCTGCTGCCTGTGGACGCGCTCGGCGCCGCGCTGGGCCTGGGCACGCAGCAGGGCCGGCTCTGGATCAAGGCCGACCATGGCCTGCCCGTGGCGGGCTCCATCAAGGCCCGTGGCGGCATCCACGAGGTGCTGGAATTCGCCGAGGCGCTGGCGCTGCGCGAAGGGCTGGTGGTCCCCGGCGCCGACTACCGCTGCCTGGCCCATCCTGAGGCCCGCGCTGTGTTTGCCAAATACCAGGTCGCCGTGGGCTCCACCGGCAATCTGGGCCTCAGCATCGGGGTGGCCGCTTCGGCGCTGGGGCTGCGCGCGGCGGTCCACATGTCGGCCGACGCCAAGGCGTGGAAGAAGGAGCGCCTGCGCCGCCGCGGCGTGGAGGTCGTCGAGCACAGCGGCGACTACGAGCGCGCCGTGGCCGCGGGCCGCAGCCAGGCCGCATCCGATCCGTATTGCCATTTCGTGGACGACGAACGCTCCCTGTCGCTGCTGCTGGGCTACAGCGCCGCGGCGCTCACCCTGCGCGGGCAACTGGCCGGGCAGGGCATCGCGGTGGATGCGGAGCATCCGCTGTTCGTCTACCTGCCCTGCGGCGTGGGCGGTGCGCCCGCGGGCATCGCCTTTGGGCTGCGCCTGCTGCTCGGGCCCCACGTGCACTGCTTCTTTGCCGAGCCCGTGCAGTCGCCGTGCTTCCTGGTGCAGATGGCCGCGCCGGAGGGATCGCATCCGTCGGTCTACGACGTCGGGCTGAACAACCGCACCGAGGCCGACGGCCTCGCGGTGCCGCGCGCCTCGCTGCTGGCCACGCAGCTCATGGATCCGCTGCTTTCGGGCGTTTTCACCGTGCGCGACGACACGCTGTTCGAACACCTCGTGCGGGTGCTGGACGCCACGGGCGAGCGCATCGAGCCCTCGGCGGCGGCCGGTTTCGACGGTCCGGGATGGCTCGCCGGCTCGGAGGCCGGGCGCCGCTGGCTGCATGCCCAGGGCCTTGCGCCGCATCTGCCGCGGGCCACGCACGTGGTCTGGACCACGGGCGGGCTGTTCGTGCCCGAGGCCGAGCACCGGCGCTTCGAGCAGCGCGGCCGGGAACTGCTGGCCGGGGGCTGACGCTCCGCGCCGGCGACTCCGTCGTTTGCCTCGCCCTGGTTTTCGTTTGTTTTTCGTTCGTTGACTGACCTTTGACCCATCGCCACCCCGGAGAGACCGCCATGAACCGCGCCAAGAGGATGTTGTTGTCCGCCATCGCCTGCAGCCTGGGAGCCGCCGCGCTCACCCCGGCACTGGCGGAAGATGTCTATCCCAGCAAGCCGATCACGCTGGTGATCCCGTTCCCCCCGGGCGGCGCCACCGATGTGCTGGGCCGCCTGATCGGCAAGAAGCTGGGCGACAAGCTCGGGCAGAGCGTGGTGATCGACAATCGCGCGGGTGCAGGCACCGTGATCGGCGCGACCTACGTGGCCAAGGCCGCCCCGGACGGCTACACGCTGCTCATGAGTTCGGGCACGACCTTCACGGTCAATCCCGCCGTGCGCCCGCGGCTGCCCTACGACCCGGTCAAGAGCTTCGAGCCCATCGGCATCACGGGGCGCACGGGCCTGATCCTGCTCGCCAACAAGGATGTGCCGGTGAAGGACGCCAAGCAGTTCGTGGCCCTCGTGAAGGCCGAGCCCAACAAATACTCGTACGGCTCCTTCGGCTCGGGCACCACGTCGCAGTTCGCGGGCGAGGCCTTCTTCAACGCGGCGGGCGTGAAGGTGCAGCACGTGCCGTACAAGGGCAGCGCCCCGGCCATGGTGGACCTGATGGGCGGGCAGATCCCCTTCAGCGTCGATACCGTGTCGGCGGCCATTCCGCAGCTCAAGGACGGCAAGATCAAGGCCATCGCCGTCACCTCGGCCAAGCGGTCCGCCCTGCTGCCCAACGTGCCGACGCTGGTGGAGAGCGGTTACCCCGGCGTGGAGATGGACACGTGGCTGGCCGTGGTGGCGCCCGCCGGCCTGCCGCCGGCCGTGAAGTCGCGCCTGGAACTGACGCTGGCCCAGGTGGTCTCCGATCCCGACACGCGCGACAAGCTGCTGGCCAACGGCTTCGAGCCGGCCTACGGCTCCTCCAAGGCGCTCG
The DNA window shown above is from Acidovorax sp. NCPPB 4044 and carries:
- a CDS encoding STY0301 family protein, which produces MTSPPLRQAAPALAGVLAAAALATAIALPAHAAPPAGPQWQCPARLTVQQTAEPVEGGWQAKGSHTSHPLVNLSFFSGPPEDQVQLVPTRERTKGRSPSATWVLERRDRPYWVACVYGGTSATAAIALPADVTSCTVEYDPNFSVPVLKQWSCQTGKP
- a CDS encoding BPSL0067 family protein, yielding MPCVYSNPETLKGLPSVGTKQCVALVKAYAKTPASSLWKEGAAVKGNTLLAKGTAIATFVDGRYPNKATGNHAALYVGQDAGGIHVIDQWSSSGTIQSRKLPFLGKGKNGSWANPSGNGDAFSVVE
- a CDS encoding type II toxin-antitoxin system HipA family toxin, producing the protein MPPLSPSSTTAIRYLRLYLHAPPLPGGGAGPKRGIGYLSQYGDILRMSFDADYIADPDRPVLSLSYRGDDEAATRQILQSARDARLVRTDGRWPVYFQNLLPEGHNRDRLARERGCGPDDEFELLAAAGHDLMGALEVEPMPPHEGVPEVVRHWHTTQGLDVLEPGFVEYPVEDAASLPGVVTKFSAVQDGRRYTVHRKGQAGSVILKLPTSAHPDLVANEAACYRLAAALGLHCAEARVISRAEAELPEHVPFDDILAVQRFDHLPGGGRIHMEEFNQVLGYAPRQKYGRGIAHDWATMLRVLDRLSARPVQDTREFLARMVAFILMGNTDAHLKNWALLYPDGRTPQLAPLYDPVCVSAFFDAVPEPQYAVNRAIDRTLRAFSWDDLRALLASAGLLRIPRHVALLKEQVGQAQALWPALLEDAPAAVRQCVLERLRGGVALAAGR
- a CDS encoding helix-turn-helix transcriptional regulator, with the protein product MNHPLIHSLAAARKARGMTQAELAEQAGLSRMTVQRTEGGDLDPRFSTLAEMARVLGLELLAVPAALSSDLQAFIQSGGRFLAQPAGADAPPSIVEGLGRKAP
- a CDS encoding LysR family transcriptional regulator yields the protein MDSRLSNSVLAWLRCFDAAARQGSFTRAAAELCITQGAVSQQVKQLEKWLGRPLFLRTPRTLVPTPEGQWLSVVLRESFEAIESTLAQMRLTATAHAAATLSCSPSFAMQWLTPRLGDFFRQHPDIGLRVFGEFHRLDRTRMVRDGVEAAVRFDPGGYTDLEATEFLDEWLTPVASPAFVAAHPALQQGDPACLRAEWLLHDGSAWEGADTFEEWQHWFAGLGLPALAWQPGPQFNLSQLAVSAAIAGQGIAMGRAALVWEDVSAGRLVPLFGRSVLSRARYSFVTPPPPGPAMQCVREWLVDAGRHFRELRGTVLPAPSPQKD
- a CDS encoding D-serine ammonia-lyase; the protein is MTETLSSPATRLLLDAAVDSALRRAEPCLWLNPRRRSETPDALEAEGWRISLHDTHAAAARFGRFAGLLAELFPELQASGGAIESPLLPVDALGAALGLGTQQGRLWIKADHGLPVAGSIKARGGIHEVLEFAEALALREGLVVPGADYRCLAHPEARAVFAKYQVAVGSTGNLGLSIGVAASALGLRAAVHMSADAKAWKKERLRRRGVEVVEHSGDYERAVAAGRSQAASDPYCHFVDDERSLSLLLGYSAAALTLRGQLAGQGIAVDAEHPLFVYLPCGVGGAPAGIAFGLRLLLGPHVHCFFAEPVQSPCFLVQMAAPEGSHPSVYDVGLNNRTEADGLAVPRASLLATQLMDPLLSGVFTVRDDTLFEHLVRVLDATGERIEPSAAAGFDGPGWLAGSEAGRRWLHAQGLAPHLPRATHVVWTTGGLFVPEAEHRRFEQRGRELLAGG
- a CDS encoding Bug family tripartite tricarboxylate transporter substrate binding protein, with amino-acid sequence MNRAKRMLLSAIACSLGAAALTPALAEDVYPSKPITLVIPFPPGGATDVLGRLIGKKLGDKLGQSVVIDNRAGAGTVIGATYVAKAAPDGYTLLMSSGTTFTVNPAVRPRLPYDPVKSFEPIGITGRTGLILLANKDVPVKDAKQFVALVKAEPNKYSYGSFGSGTTSQFAGEAFFNAAGVKVQHVPYKGSAPAMVDLMGGQIPFSVDTVSAAIPQLKDGKIKAIAVTSAKRSALLPNVPTLVESGYPGVEMDTWLAVVAPAGLPPAVKSRLELTLAQVVSDPDTRDKLLANGFEPAYGSSKALAALIEKELPLMRAVAQRASITAD